A region from the Fusarium musae strain F31 chromosome 1, whole genome shotgun sequence genome encodes:
- the ROK1 gene encoding RNA-dependent ATPase rok1 (EggNog:ENOG41) translates to MDILKVLSRGTKKTQKNSQNSSNSLQKLPSAGTSTNPQLYHDQVRGQKRKRTKNEPEPEAHDELPEVDFFAPKPEPVAKAAVETAEPVQVPKPTRPSRLLSEDECRQLLRSHRLKITLLSKTEDQPKVKKSKKKKKSAVEVKKDGKKQLFPQPLDSFGELRNAYGLSNKVADNLVFQGYRVPTEVQMGSLPLLVNPQAALKDEDGLEAGVDFLAIAPTGSGKTISFLVPAINNILCRRSRQSLGDIHELEAIIVAPTRELVHQIVSEGQKLAQGTRLKVVSMKKHTQLSAEQVDMAEDGSEDKESDSEDEEDKADDKPEQITKADILVTTPFLLLKFLTSGPPSTQKVLPTVRDLILDEADVLLDPLFRDAMMSDWTACTNPHLRVSFWSATMGSNIESMVTEKLTSRAQSLGITPRPFVRLVVGLKDTAVPNIAHKLIYTATEQGKLLALRQLLHPTAADDSGPPLRPPFLVFTQTIDRATALHEELQYDIPLEAGGAARIAALHSGLTDSARSSIMRKFRAGDIWVLITTDVLARGVDFAGVNGVVNYDVPGSSAGYVHRAGRTGRAGREGGVAVTFYTKEDIPFVKMVANVIAASEKQAGKTGDEAGVQKWLLDALPNVGKADRKKLKERGVEARRSGSKAKITSKSGYERRKENNRRGAIEGSKKRKLQANEDSGDDGEWGGFDD, encoded by the coding sequence ATGGATATTCTCAAAGTTCTATCCCGTGGAACCAAAAAGACACAAAAGAATAGCCAAAACTCTAGCAATTCTTTGCAGAAGCTGCCCTCGGCTGGTACATCCACAAACCCTCAGCTCTACCATGATCAGGTCCGCGGCCAGAAGCGAAAGCGAACAAAGAATGAGCCTGAACCCGAAGCTCACGATGAGCTCCCCGAAGTCGACTTCTTTGCCCCAAAGCCAGAGCCTGTAGCCAAGGCAGCTGTTGAGACGGCGGAGCCTGTTCAGGTACCGAAACCTACACGACCGTCTCGATTGTTGAGTGAGGACGAGTGTCGCCAGCTGCTACGATCGCATCGATTAAAGATTACTCTCCTGTCCAAGACGGAGGATCagcccaaggtcaagaagagcaagaaaaagaagaagtctgCTGTTGAAGTGAAGAAAGATGGAAAGAAGCAGCTCTTCCCGCAACCTTTGGACTCTTTTGGCGAGCTGCGTAATGCCTACGGTCTCTCAAACAAGGTCGCCGATAACCTTGTTTTTCAGGGATACCGAGTTCCTACTGAAGTTCAAATGGGcagtcttcctcttctcgttAACCCCCAGGCTGCCCTAAAAGACGAAGATGGACTGGAAGCAGGAGTCGATTTCCTTGCAATCGCCCCCACGGGAAGCGGGAAGACTATTAGTTTCTTGGTTCCCGCTATAAATAACATCTTGTGCAGGCGGTCGCGGCAAAGCCTCGGCGATATCCACGAACTCGAGGCGATTATTGTTGCACCAACTCGCGAATTGGTGCATCAGATTGTTAGCGAAGGGCAGAAGCTTGCTCAAGGAACTCGACTGAAGGTCGTTTCAATGAAGAAGCATACGCAACTTTCAGCCGAGCAAGTGGATATGGCGGAAGACGGCTCTGAGGATAAGGAGTCAGattctgaggatgaggaggataagGCAGACGACAAGCCCGAGCAAATCACGAAGGCTGATATTCTGGTCACCACGCCCTTCCTCCTACTAAAGTTTCTTACTTCGGGACCTCCAAGCACACAGAAGGTTCTGCCTACTGTGAGAGACTTGATATTGGATGAAGCGGATGTTCTGCTTGATCCTCTTTTCcgagatgccatgatgtCTGACTGGACGGCATGTACAAACCCCCACTTGAGGGTGTCATTTTGGTCCGCTACGATGGGCTCAAACATTGAGTCTATGGTTACAGAGAAGTTGACTTCAAGAGCACAGTCGCTGGGTATCACACCGAGGCCCTTTGTGAGGCTCGTCGTCGGTCTTAAGGATACTGCTGTTCCAAACATTGCACATAAACTTATATACACTGCAACCGAGCAAGGTAAACTACTGGCATTGCGCCAGCTGTTGCACCCTACGGCTGCTGATGATTCGGGCCCTCCTCTGCGACCCCCTTTCTTGGTCTTTACACAAACAATTGACCGAGCGACTGCTCTGCACGAGGAACTGCAATACGATATTCCCCTTGAGGCTGGTGGTGCGGCAAGAATTGCTGCCCTCCACAGTGGTCTCACAGACTCTGCTCGATCTTCCATCATGCGCAAGTTCCGTGCTGGAGACATCTGGGTTCTTATCACAACAGATGTGTTGGCACGAGGTGTAGACTTTGCCGGAGTCAACGGTGTTGTCAACTACGATGTCCCCGGCTCCAGCGCGGGCTACGTCCACCGCGCAGGACGAACAGGCCGAGCAGGTCGCGAAGGTGGCGTGGCGGTCACATTCTACACCAAGGAGGACATTCCCTTTGTCAAGATGGTCGCCAACGTTATTGCTGCAAGCGAGAAGCAGGCTGGCAAAACAGGAGATGAGGCTGGGGTACAAAAGTGGCTCCTAGATGCTCTCCCTAATGTTGGCAAGGCAGACCGCAAAAAGCTCAAGGAGCGAGGTGTGGAAGCGCGCCGGAGTGGAAGTAAGGCCAAGATTACATCCAAGAGCGGGTATGAAAGACGAAAGGAGAACAACCGCCGTGGTGCTATTGAGGGtagcaagaagaggaaattgCAGGCGAATGAGGacagtggtgatgatggtgaatgGGGTGGTTTCGATGACTAA
- a CDS encoding hypothetical protein (EggNog:ENOG41~BUSCO:EOG09260EOI), with the protein MIIGPGTKAVESGPITAIAISADHTTIAGGHASGNIFTWDTGRASRPFLTIPHLEPSQLQNRTVDGHVPDVAIIHLGFLGTRHTALVSADNKGMAFSHLATRGTGALGRTVKTHRILGRYPDAPMPPGKMVKPSTVLAFAPLPLGNVECSTDTLGLTAMLTPYLLVIVSTTPVAQTQHKSARPKDVPPHSAMTGCLAWFPAVKLKVPDLQTGSDISKVKLAYCWSNILTVLDVDEYPREDKDQPASYRFKARSRWKCEEAIVAVQWLSRSVLAVLTISQRMIVLEDRSMRMTEGFDLVQKYIYHADLFSEQLHTLVEQLDETDSSMHGVVADAFYMSFKAYKGRIFILGFNEVSIGALSNWADRLIAMMENGDYLGAIQLATSYYTGDADKLTVGLPEDPSLRHTMVRDKIMEIISASLKYAFGQRQKDPESYDDEHMKQLAETCFTACQAVDNQDFLFEDMYDWYEDADIGGIFLECLEPCILEKTTTMVPPTVVKDLVQHYVSRGWESRLEEMICHMETATLDLDQITLLCKQHSLYDALIYVWNQALGDYITPMIDLLSLLIPLMVDGDFTANNPADDFFSINALKIFPYLSYTLTGRVYPNDEAMSEEMATKAKSEIYWFFFSGRTITWPKGSGNEFRTIPNSESQPSFPYLRMILKLDAPSFLSALNEAFEDPFLNDSTDQHMNGSRGDMPEEQIFGQTINRQYVLSILLDVMNPNDFAPEDTIYLDMFIARNLPKFPQYLLFSGTTLSRVLTGLCNYPGLDLAEDAQLSAEYLLSVYHPSDMPDLMPLFKKAGFYRILKRIYKTDKQYGNLIQTYFEDPEDQELVFDCLGECLRPHSGLTGRQFQEVLLVVKEHARELLELDAALTAKTLVEQGLELHQHMINSAENASDLQHTYLKTLLEPEEPTADHKLVAARDLVERYVQLMCKFDPSHVSDYVGLVQSTDLRLEKLLPTMEETGVIDAAVVLMAREGQVKDAMERLVKHLKTLESAMHGLLTGAEEQHSGPSLGYAAEDLLEALQKYVHVGIWLCRGQAKSSTKQSKLVQKSPKSATEALSPDEALWLSLIDTCVQITKTLSPALSAAAEQNISDDEFDEEKLVALLRSLVQHTFTALLTTTSSQTASLSGSKLVSNAGSSLSFLRILRAFLTQAAASSPNLADLRGVLASIFSAYAYEESILKLSNRLLERSLFVNVNQSVELRQRGWRPRGSTCEACSRRVWGPGVAGTAVFEAWEDKQAIEEKRRKERQANAAERAKGGDGETELKAKGKGIDTRPSSMLIETNANSGMGSNKDKPMGPLVVLACRHIYHQSCLDELQERQQNGVGGVVEREYRCPIDG; encoded by the coding sequence CTGGGATACAGGCCGTGCCTCGAGACCTTTCCTAACAATACCACATTTGGAGCCATCGCAGCTCCAAAATCGTACGGTAGATGGACATGTCCCTGATGTTGCTATCATTCACCTTGGGTTCTTAGGGACCCGCCATACAGCCCTTGTTTCAGCTGATAACAAGGGCATGGCTTTCTCGCACCTAGCGACTAGAGGAACTGGTGCACTTGGGCGAACCGTGAAAACCCATCGGATTCTTGGTCGATATCCGGATGCGCCAATGCCTCCGGGGAAGATGGTCAAGCCTAGCACCGTTCTTGCCTTTGCACCTCTACCTCTGGGCAATGTTGAGTGCTCAACAGACACCCTAGGATTGACAGCTATGCTGACGCCGTATCTTCTTGTTATCGTGTCAACCACGCCAGTGGCCCAGACTCAACACAAGTCAGCGCGGCCTAAGGATGTTCCCCCTCACAGCGCGATGACAGGCTGTTTAGCATGGTTCCCAGCAGTAAAACTGAAGGTTCCTGACCTTCAGACTGGCAGCGACATTTCGAAAGTGAAGCTTGCGTACTGTTGGTCCAATATCTTGACAGTGCTGGATGTAGACGAGTATCCCCGTGAAGATAAGGACCAACCTGCATCGTACAGATTCAAGGCACGAAGCAGGTGGAAGTGCGAAGAAGCGATTGTTGCTGTGCAATGGCTCAGCCGTTCAGTACTAGCGGTGCTTACGATATCTCAGAGAATGATCGTACTTGAAGACAGGAGCATGCGCATGACAGAGGGCTTCGATCTTGTACAAAAGTACATATACCACGCAGACCTGTTCTCGGAGCAGCTGCACACTCTTGTGGAACAACTTGATGAGACCGATTCCTCGATGCATGGCGTCGTAGCTGATGCTTTCTACATGAGCTTCAAAGCGTACAAGGGGAGGATATTTATCCTTGGCTTCAATGAAGTCTCAATTGGCGCATTGTCAAATTGGGCCGACAGACTTATTGCTATGATGGAAAATGGCGACTATCTAGGCGCTATTCAGCTCGCCACTTCTTACTATACTGGCGACGCGGACAAGCTCACCGTTGGATTGCCCGAAGATCCTTCATTACGTCACACTATGGTTCGTGACAAGATTATGGAGATCATCAGTGCCTCTTTGAAGTATGCTTTTGGTCAGCGTCAGAAGGATCCCGAGAGCTACGATGATGAGCACATGAAGCAATTAGCAGAGACCTGTTTCACAGCTTGTCAAGCCGTCGACAACCAGGACTTCCTCTTCGAGGACATGTATGACTGGTACGAGGATGCTGATATTGGAGGCATATTTCTTGAGTGTCTCGAACCATGTATCCTCGAGAAGACCACCACGATGGTGCCTCCAACTGTTGTGAAAGATTTAGTCCAGCACTACGTCAGTCGAGGGTGGGAGAGTAGACTTGAGGAAATGATCTGCCACATGGAGACAGCGACACTGGACCTTGATCAGATAACATTGCTGTGCAAGCAACACAGCTTGTACGATGCTCTGATCTACGTTTGGAACCAGGCACTTGGTGATTATATTACTCCCATGATTGATCTTCTGTCTCTGTTAATACCCCTCATGGTTGATGGGGACTTCACGGCAAACAATCCAGCAGATGACTTTTTCAGCATCAATGCCCTCAAGATTTTCCCATATTTGTCTTACACTCTAACTGGTAGAGTGTATCCAAACGATGAAGCGATGAGTGAAGAGATGGCTACCAAAGCTAAATCTGAGATTTACTGGTTTTTCTTTTCCGGAAGAACTATAACCTGGCCCAAAGGTAGTGGGAACGAGTTTCGTACCATCCCCAACTCTGAGTCGCAGCCATCGTTTCCCTACCTTCGCATGATTCTCAAATTGGATGCCCCCAGCTTTCTTAGCGCGTTGAACGAGGCATTCGAGGACCCTTTCCTGAATGACTCCACCGATCAACACATGAACGGTTCCAGGGGAGACATGCCGGAAGAACAGATCTTTGGCCAGACCATAAACCGGCAATATGTTCTCTCTATCTTGCTGGATGTCATGAACCCAAACGACTTTGCCCCTGAGGATACTATCTACCTGGACATGTTTATTGCGCGGAACCTTCCAAAGTTCCCACAATATCTTCTATTTTCAGGCACAACACTCTCGCGCGTCTTGACTGGTCTGTGCAATTACCCAGGCCTCGACCTGGCTGAGGATGCACAGCTCAGCGCTGAATATTTACTCTCCGTCTATCATCCGTCAGACATGCCTGACTTGATGCCGTTGTTCAAGAAGGCAGGGTTCTACCGTATCCTGAAACGCATATACAAGACAGATAAACAGTATGGAAATCTGATCCAGACGTATTTTGAGGACCCGGAAGACCAAGAGTTGGTTTTCGACTGCCTCGGCGAATGCCTGCGACCTCACTCAGGGCTGACTGGACGTCAGTTTCAGGAAGTACTTCTTGTCGTTAAGGAACATGCACGAGAATTACTTGAACTTGATGCCGCATTAACTGCGAAGACTCTAGTAGAGCAGGGCTTGGAGCTACACCAGCACATGATCAACTCTGCCGAGAATGCATCAGACCTACAACACACATATCTCAAGACATTGCTGGAGCCAGAGGAGCCAACAGCAGATCACAAGCTGGTGGCCGCTCGTGACTTGGTTGAACGTTATGTGCAGCTCATGTGCAAATTTGATCCGTCTCATGTATCTGATTACGTTGGTCTTGTGCAGTCAACTGACTTGAGGCTTGAAAAGCTGCTGCCAACGATGGAGGAGACTGGTGTGATTGATGCGGCCGTTGTGTTGATGGCTCGGGAAGGCCAAGTCAAGGACGCTATGGAACGACTTGTCAAGCATCTCAAGACCTTGGAGTCCGCAATGCATGGACTGTTGACAGGTGCTGAGGAACAGCATTCAGGGCCAAGTCTTGGGTACGCCGCTGAGGATCTTCTCGAAGCTCTTCAGAAGTATGTTCATGTTGGCATATGGTTATGTCGAGGCCAGGCTAAATCATCAACTAAGCAGTCGAAATTGGTACAGAAGAGCCCGAAATCGGCAACTGAGGCACTGTCACCGGACGAGGCTTTATGGCTGAGTCTGATCGACACGTGTGTACAAATCACCAAGACATTGTCACCTGCTCTCagcgctgctgctgagcagaATATCAGCGACGACGAGtttgatgaggagaagctaGTGGCTCTTCTTCGCTCGCTGGTTCAGCACACATTCACGGCGCTGCTTACAACGACATCCAGCCAGACGGCATCTCTGTCGGGGTCGAAGCTGGTCTCAAATGCTGGTTCCAGCCTGTCTTTTCTGCGCATTCTCAGGGCGTTCTTGACACAAGCGGCTGCGTCATCCCCAAACTTGGCAGATCTGCGAGGTGTATTGGCGTCCATCTTCTCGGCGTATGCGTATGAGGAGTCCATCCTCAAGCTATCGAATCGCCTGTTAGAGCGCAGTCTATTCGTCAACGTCAATCAATCAGTCGAACTTCGTCAAAGGGGATGGCGCCCAAGAGGATCAACGTGTGAAGCATGCAGCCGAAGAGTATGGGGACCTGGAGTCGCTGGAACGGCAGTCTTCGAGGCCTGGGAGGACAAACAGGCTattgaagaaaagagaaggaaagaaaggCAAGCCAACGCAGCGGAGCGCGCCAAGGGTGGTGATGGCGAAacggagctcaaggccaagggtaAGGGGATCGACACGAGACCGTCGAGCATGCTCATCGAGACAAACGCCAACAGTGGCATGGGCAGTAATAAGGACAAGCCTATGGGGCCTTTGGTGGTACTGGCCTGCCGGCACATATATCACCAGAGCTGCCTGGATGAGTTGCAAGAAAGGCAGCAGAATGGAGTGGGAGGCGTTGTTGAGAGAGAGTATAGATGCCCTATTGATGGGTGA
- a CDS encoding hypothetical protein (EggNog:ENOG41): MTSKKKGTARRSGPFSFSSRTRTTKDVPPIKKLLGELGFGDDADKKLLNEFNAARKFHMNRFLEEKIIDDKDILEWSSEPCKQKIRRLAKDFLTRHNYGPRFWPDEVSPANTKNYRYPQDSQQRSHNIKVRKEKRRTNLFERGDAPDEPIALDLSSDESDYEYQVFDPPSSPMSGESYLKSVVQDENENVNSEASHGSSQPSRTSPVLATKRPLLESETSPLRTKSPRLNGFRAPTADPVSQGPNVRLESVARAVSPRQELRRSSRKSVPAPVAPMGEGSGTNETQEQSSEAERNTTDEIVCGFKTAIRSVPPTGENGSSRISENETTATDQPPVKLGSTPLSQKDTATSGPDIEELSSNSYDTAAARRLLSSHLRGHTTNTPTPLQFSFSFHDGSHGDPFSISAVEFFTMTLEQFMDVLPMNDKEMIVGLCIRQYGPKFCLRQVYLYNEAVFGNIRQQFLRCIESDTRDVKNHGKRLDYEISIEPLRD, encoded by the exons ATGACCTCAAAGAAGAAAGGTACCGCGCGTCGGTCCGGGCCATTCTCATTTTCCTCTCGCACGAGGACTACCAAGGACGTGCCTCCGATCAAGAAACTGCTCGGCGAACTTGGgtttggcgatgatgctgATAAAAAGCTCCTCAATGAGTTCAACGCTGCTCGTAAATTTCACATGAACCGCTTCTTAGAGGAAAAGATCATCGACGACAAAGACATATTGGAGTGGTCCTCCGAGCCATGCAAGCAAAAGATTCGCAGGCTGGCCAAAGACTTTCTTACCAGACACAACTATGGCCCTCGTTTCTGGCCCGACGAGGTTTCTCCTGCAAACACCAAGAACTACCGTTATCCACAGGATTCCCAACA AAGATCACACAATATAAAGGTTCgcaaagaaaagaggcgTACCAATCTCTTCGAGCGAGGTGATGCGCCTGACGAGCCTATTGCCCTTGATCTGTCCAGCGATGAGTCTGATTACGAATACCAAGTATTCGATCCCCCGTCATCCCCGATGTCTGGTGAATCTTACCTCAAGAG TGTAGTTcaggatgagaatgagaatgttAACTCGGAGGCATCTCATGGATCTAGCCAACCCTCAAGAACAAGC CCTGTGCTGGCAACAAAAAGGCCTCTATTAGAATCAGAGACGTCGCCGTTGCGTACAAAAAGCCCGCGTCTCAACGGTTTTCGTGCACCCACAGCCGACCCGGTCTCTCAAGGTCCCAATGTTCGGCTTGAATCAGTCGCCCGAGCAGTTTCTCCCAGACAAGAGCTTCGCAGGTCAAGTCGAAAATCTGTTCCTGCGCCTGTTGCTCCCATGGGTGAAGGATCAGGGACGAATGAAACCCAGGAACAATCATCAGAAGCAGAGAGGAATACCACGGATGAGATCGTCTGTGGGTTCAAAACTGCGATACGATCAGTTCCACCTACTGGAGAGAATGGCAGTTCTCGCATTTCTGAAAATGAAACGACAGCTACAGACCAGCCGCCTGTAAAGCTTGGTTCTACGCCACTCTCTCAGAAGGATACTGCCACGTCTGGGCCAGATATCGAAGAGCTCAGCAGCAATTCGTATGATACAGCTGCGGCACGGCGGTTACTGAGCTCGCATCTCCGTGGGCATACTACAAATACTCCTACCCCTCTACaattctctttttcctttcaCGATGGTAGCCACGGCGACCCTTTCAGCATTTCGGCGGTCGAATTCTTCACAATGACCCTTGAGCAGTTTATGGACGTTCTGCCCATGAACGACAAGGAAATGATAGTAGGGCTGTGCATACGCCAATACGGGCCCAAGTTCTGTCTCCGGCAAGTGTATCTGTACAACGAAGCTGTCTTTGGGAACATTCGTCAGCAGTTTCTCCGTTGTATTGAGAGCGATACACGAGATGTGAAGAACCATGGAAAGAGGCTGGACTACGAGATCAGTATCGAGCCACTTAGGGATTAA